A section of the Tamandua tetradactyla isolate mTamTet1 chromosome 4, mTamTet1.pri, whole genome shotgun sequence genome encodes:
- the ABL2 gene encoding tyrosine-protein kinase ABL2 isoform X4 has product MWYCLSEGGILRLPHYIGHLNFLLLGRGMILGTVLLPHNGYDRDEDITLCCLCSEASESALPNFTDHFASCVEDGFEGDKTGGSSPEALHRPYGCDVEPQALNEAIRWSSKENLLGATESDPNLFVALYDFVASGDNTLSITKGEKLRVLGYNQNGEWSEVRSKNGQGWVPSNYITPVNSLEKHSWYHGPVSRSAAEYLLSSLINGSFLVRESESSPGQLSISLRYEGRVYHYRINTTTDGKVYVTAESRFNTLAELVHHHSTVADGLVTTLHYPAPKCNKPTVYGVSPIHDKWEMERTDITMKHKLGGGQYGEVYVGVWKKYSLTVAVKTLKEDTMEVEEFLKEAAVMKEIKHPNLVQLLGVCTLEPPFYIVTEYMPYGNLLDYLRECNREEVTAVVLLYMATQISSAMEYLEKKNFIHRDLAARNCLVGENHVVKVADFGLSRLMTGDTYTAHAGAKFPIKWTAPESLAYNTFSIKSDVWAFGVLLWEIATYGMSPYPGIDLSQVYDLLEKGYRMEQPEGCPPKVYELMRACWKWSPADRPSFAETHQAFETMFHDSSISEEVAEELGRAASLSSVVPYLPRLPILPSKTRTLKKQVEDKENIEGAQDATENSTSSSAPGFIRSAQAPSGSPALPRKQRDKSPSSLLEDAKETCFTRDRKGGFFSSFMKKRNAPTPPKRSSSFREMENQPHKKYELTGLPEQDRMAMTLPRNCQRSKLQLERTVSSSSQPEENVGRANDVLPKKSEEGPAPTRERPKAKLLPKGATASPLRSGDPAITEKDSSGLGAAGMAPAPKSKERNGGARLGMAGVPEDGEQPGWSSPARSTAVLPTTHNHKVPVLISPTLKHTPADVQLIGTDSQGNKFKLLSEHQVTSSGEKDRPRRVKPKCAPPPPPVMRLLQHPSICSDPAEEPAAPTTGQSMSETPEGGKKAAAGAVSISGKAGRPVMPPPQVPLTTSSISPTKMANGTAGTKVALRKTKQAAEKISADRISKEALLECADLLSSAITEPVPNSQLVDTGHQLLDYCSGYVDCIPQTRNKFAFREAVSKLELSLQELQVSSAAAGVPGANPVLNNLLSCVQEISDVVQR; this is encoded by the exons ATGTGGTATTGCTTGTCAGAGGGTGGAATTCTAAGACTTCCTCATTACATAGGACACTTGAACTTTTTACTTCTGGGAAGAGGTATGATCCTTGGGACAGTCCTGCTTCCACATAATGGTTATGACAGAGATGAGGATATAACTCTTTGCTGTCTCTGCAGTGAGGCCTCAGAATCTGCTTTACCCAACTTCACAG atCACTTTGCCAGCTGTGTGGAGGATGGATTTGAGGGAGACAAGACTGGAGGCAGTAGTCCAG AAGCCTTGCACCGCCCCTATGGTTGTGATGTTGAACCCCAGGCACTGAATGAAGCTATTAGGTGGAGCTCCAAGGAAAACTTGCTTGGAGCCACTGAGAGTGACCCTAATCTATTTGTTGCACTTTATGATTTTGTAGCAAGTGGCGACAACACACTGAGCATAACTAAAG GTGAAAAATTGCGAGTTCTTGGTTACAACCAGAATGGAGAGTGGAGTGAAGTTCGCTCTAAGAATGGACAGGGCTGGGTACCAAGCAACTACATCACCCCAGTGAACAGCCTGGAAAAGCATTCCTGGTACCACGGACCTGTGTCACGCAGTGCTGCAGAGTATCTACTCAGCAGTCTAATCAATGGCAGTTTCCTGGTGCGAGAAAGTGAGAGCAGTCCTGGGCAGCTCTCAATCTCGCTCAGGTATGAGGGACGTGTATATCACTACAGGATCAATACTACCACAGATGGCAAG gtatatgtgactgctgaaagCCGTTTTAACACCTTGGCAGAGCTTGTTCACCATCACTCCACAGTGGCTGATGGGTTAGTGACAACATTACACTACCCAGCACCCAAGTGTAATAAGCCTACAGTTTATGGTGTGTCCCCTATCCATGATAAATGGGAAATGGAAAGAACAGATATTACCATGAAGCACAAACTTGGAGGTGGTCAGTATGGAGAGGTTTACGTTGGTGTCTGGAAGAAATACAGCCTTACAGTTGCTGTGAAAACATTGAAG GAAGATACCATGGAGGTAGAGGAGTTCTTGAAAGAAGCTGCAGTAATGAAGGAAATCAAACATCCTAATCTGGTACAACTATTAG GTGTATGTACTCTGGAGCCACCATTTTACATCGTGACTGAGTACATGCCGTATGGGAACTTGCTTGATTATCTCAGAGAATGCAACCGAGAAGAGGTGACTGCAGTTGTGCTGCTCTACATGGCCACTCAGATCTCTTCTGCAATGGAGTACTTAGAGAAGAAGAATTTCATCCATAG AGATCTTGCAGCTCGTAACTGCCTCGTTGGAGAAAACCACGTGGTGAAGGTGGCTGACTTTGGTTTAAGTAGACTAATGACTGGAGACACCTATACTGCTCATGCTGGAGCTAAATTTCCTATTAAGTGGACAGCACCAGAGAGTCTTGCCTACAATACCTTCTCAATTAAATCTGATGTCTGGG CGTTTGGGGTACTGTTGTGGGAAATTGCTACGTATGGAATGTCACCATATCCAGGTATTGATCTGTCTCAAGTCTATGATCTACTGGAAAAAGGATATCGAATGGAACAGCCTGAAGGATGCCCTCCTAAGGTGTATGAACTTATGAGAGCAT GCTGGAAGTGGAGCCCTGCTGACAGGCCCTCTTTTGCTGAGACACATCAAGCTTTTGAAACCATGTTCCATGATTCCAGTATTTCTGAAG AGGTAGCTGAGGAGCTTGGGAGAGCTGCCTCCTTATCATCTGTTGTTCCATACCTGCCGCGATTACCTATACTTCCTTCTAAGACCCGAACGCTGAAGAAACAGGTGGAGGACAAAGAGAATATTGAAGGAGCACAGGATGCCACTGAAAATTCCACCTCCAGTTCAGCACCAG GGTTCATTAGAAGTGCCCAGGCCCCCAGTGGGTCTCCAGCACTGCCTCGAAAGCAAAGAGACAAGTCACCTAGCAGCCTCTTGGAAGATGCCAAAGAAACATGCTTTACCCGCGATAGGAAGGGTGGCTTCTTCAGCTCCttcatgaaaaagagaaatgctCCCACACCCCCCAAACGTAGCAGCTCCTTCCGAGAAATGGAGAATCAACCCCATAAGAAATATGAGCTTACGG GGCTTCCAGAGCAGGATAGGATGGCAATGACCCTTCCCAGGAACTGCCAGAGGTCAAAACTCCAGCTGGAAAGGACAGTGTCCAGCTCTTCTCAGCCAGAAGAGAATGTGGGCAGGGCCAATGACGTGCTTCCAAAAAAATCAGAGGAAGGTCCTGCTCCTACCAGGGAGAGACCAAAAGCCAAACTTTTGCCGAAGGGAGCCACAGCTTCTCCTCTCAGATCTGGGGATCCAGCCATTACAGAGAAGGACTCTTCAGGATTGGGAGCGGCTGGAATGGCACCTGCTCCCAAGAGCAAGGAGAGAAATGGTGGGGCACGACTTGGGATGGCTGGAGTCCCAGAAGATGGAGAACAGCCAGGGTGGTCTTCTCCAGCCAGATCTACAGCAGTCCTCCCAACCACTCACAACCACAAAGTGCCAGTCCTTATCTCACCCACTCTGAAACACACTCCAGCTGACGTACAGCTCATTGGCACAGACTCTCAGGGGAATAAATTCAAGCTCTTATCTGAGCATCAGGTCACATCCTCTGGAGAAAAGGACAGACCCCGACGGGTAAAACCAAagtgtgccccacccccaccaccagtGATGAGACTACTGCAACATCCATCCATATGTTCAGACCCTGCAGAAGAGCCAGCTGCCCCTACTACTGGACAGTCCATGTCAGAAACCCCAGAAGGTGGGAAAAAGGCAGCAGCAGGGGCAGTGTCCATCAGTGGGAAAGCTGGGAGGCCAGTGATGCCTCCACCTCAAGTGCCTCTGACCACATCTTCCATCTCGCCAACCAAAATGGCCAATGGCACAGCAGGTACTAAAGTGGCTCTGAGAAAAACCAAACAGGCGGCTGAGAAAATCTCAGCAGACAGAATCAGCAAAGAGGCCCTGCTGGAATGTGCTGACCTACTGTCCAGTGCAATCACGGAACCTGTGCCCAATAGTCAGCTGGTAGACACTGGACACCAGCTGCTCGACTACTGCTCAGGCTATGTGGACTGCATCCCTCAAACTCGCAACAAATTTGCCTTCCGAGAGGCTGTGAGCAAACTGGAACTCAGCCTGCAGGAGCTGCAGGTGTCATCAGCAGCTGCTGGTGTGCCGGGGGCAAACCCTGTCCTTAATAACTTATTGTCATGTGTACAGGAAATCAGTGATGTGGTGCAGAGGTAG
- the ABL2 gene encoding tyrosine-protein kinase ABL2 isoform X2 yields the protein MGQQVGRVGEAPGLQQSQLRGIRGSSAARPSGRRRDPAGRTTEAGFNIFTQHDHFASCVEDGFEGDKTGGSSPEALHRPYGCDVEPQALNEAIRWSSKENLLGATESDPNLFVALYDFVASGDNTLSITKGEKLRVLGYNQNGEWSEVRSKNGQGWVPSNYITPVNSLEKHSWYHGPVSRSAAEYLLSSLINGSFLVRESESSPGQLSISLRYEGRVYHYRINTTTDGKVYVTAESRFNTLAELVHHHSTVADGLVTTLHYPAPKCNKPTVYGVSPIHDKWEMERTDITMKHKLGGGQYGEVYVGVWKKYSLTVAVKTLKEDTMEVEEFLKEAAVMKEIKHPNLVQLLGVCTLEPPFYIVTEYMPYGNLLDYLRECNREEVTAVVLLYMATQISSAMEYLEKKNFIHRDLAARNCLVGENHVVKVADFGLSRLMTGDTYTAHAGAKFPIKWTAPESLAYNTFSIKSDVWAFGVLLWEIATYGMSPYPGIDLSQVYDLLEKGYRMEQPEGCPPKVYELMRACWKWSPADRPSFAETHQAFETMFHDSSISEEVAEELGRAASLSSVVPYLPRLPILPSKTRTLKKQVEDKENIEGAQDATENSTSSSAPGFIRSAQAPSGSPALPRKQRDKSPSSLLEDAKETCFTRDRKGGFFSSFMKKRNAPTPPKRSSSFREMENQPHKKYELTGLPEQDRMAMTLPRNCQRSKLQLERTVSSSSQPEENVGRANDVLPKKSEEGPAPTRERPKAKLLPKGATASPLRSGDPAITEKDSSGLGAAGMAPAPKSKERNGGARLGMAGVPEDGEQPGWSSPARSTAVLPTTHNHKVPVLISPTLKHTPADVQLIGTDSQGNKFKLLSEHQVTSSGEKDRPRRVKPKCAPPPPPVMRLLQHPSICSDPAEEPAAPTTGQSMSETPEGGKKAAAGAVSISGKAGRPVMPPPQVPLTTSSISPTKMANGTAGTKVALRKTKQAAEKISADRISKEALLECADLLSSAITEPVPNSQLVDTGHQLLDYCSGYVDCIPQTRNKFAFREAVSKLELSLQELQVSSAAAGVPGANPVLNNLLSCVQEISDVVQR from the exons atCACTTTGCCAGCTGTGTGGAGGATGGATTTGAGGGAGACAAGACTGGAGGCAGTAGTCCAG AAGCCTTGCACCGCCCCTATGGTTGTGATGTTGAACCCCAGGCACTGAATGAAGCTATTAGGTGGAGCTCCAAGGAAAACTTGCTTGGAGCCACTGAGAGTGACCCTAATCTATTTGTTGCACTTTATGATTTTGTAGCAAGTGGCGACAACACACTGAGCATAACTAAAG GTGAAAAATTGCGAGTTCTTGGTTACAACCAGAATGGAGAGTGGAGTGAAGTTCGCTCTAAGAATGGACAGGGCTGGGTACCAAGCAACTACATCACCCCAGTGAACAGCCTGGAAAAGCATTCCTGGTACCACGGACCTGTGTCACGCAGTGCTGCAGAGTATCTACTCAGCAGTCTAATCAATGGCAGTTTCCTGGTGCGAGAAAGTGAGAGCAGTCCTGGGCAGCTCTCAATCTCGCTCAGGTATGAGGGACGTGTATATCACTACAGGATCAATACTACCACAGATGGCAAG gtatatgtgactgctgaaagCCGTTTTAACACCTTGGCAGAGCTTGTTCACCATCACTCCACAGTGGCTGATGGGTTAGTGACAACATTACACTACCCAGCACCCAAGTGTAATAAGCCTACAGTTTATGGTGTGTCCCCTATCCATGATAAATGGGAAATGGAAAGAACAGATATTACCATGAAGCACAAACTTGGAGGTGGTCAGTATGGAGAGGTTTACGTTGGTGTCTGGAAGAAATACAGCCTTACAGTTGCTGTGAAAACATTGAAG GAAGATACCATGGAGGTAGAGGAGTTCTTGAAAGAAGCTGCAGTAATGAAGGAAATCAAACATCCTAATCTGGTACAACTATTAG GTGTATGTACTCTGGAGCCACCATTTTACATCGTGACTGAGTACATGCCGTATGGGAACTTGCTTGATTATCTCAGAGAATGCAACCGAGAAGAGGTGACTGCAGTTGTGCTGCTCTACATGGCCACTCAGATCTCTTCTGCAATGGAGTACTTAGAGAAGAAGAATTTCATCCATAG AGATCTTGCAGCTCGTAACTGCCTCGTTGGAGAAAACCACGTGGTGAAGGTGGCTGACTTTGGTTTAAGTAGACTAATGACTGGAGACACCTATACTGCTCATGCTGGAGCTAAATTTCCTATTAAGTGGACAGCACCAGAGAGTCTTGCCTACAATACCTTCTCAATTAAATCTGATGTCTGGG CGTTTGGGGTACTGTTGTGGGAAATTGCTACGTATGGAATGTCACCATATCCAGGTATTGATCTGTCTCAAGTCTATGATCTACTGGAAAAAGGATATCGAATGGAACAGCCTGAAGGATGCCCTCCTAAGGTGTATGAACTTATGAGAGCAT GCTGGAAGTGGAGCCCTGCTGACAGGCCCTCTTTTGCTGAGACACATCAAGCTTTTGAAACCATGTTCCATGATTCCAGTATTTCTGAAG AGGTAGCTGAGGAGCTTGGGAGAGCTGCCTCCTTATCATCTGTTGTTCCATACCTGCCGCGATTACCTATACTTCCTTCTAAGACCCGAACGCTGAAGAAACAGGTGGAGGACAAAGAGAATATTGAAGGAGCACAGGATGCCACTGAAAATTCCACCTCCAGTTCAGCACCAG GGTTCATTAGAAGTGCCCAGGCCCCCAGTGGGTCTCCAGCACTGCCTCGAAAGCAAAGAGACAAGTCACCTAGCAGCCTCTTGGAAGATGCCAAAGAAACATGCTTTACCCGCGATAGGAAGGGTGGCTTCTTCAGCTCCttcatgaaaaagagaaatgctCCCACACCCCCCAAACGTAGCAGCTCCTTCCGAGAAATGGAGAATCAACCCCATAAGAAATATGAGCTTACGG GGCTTCCAGAGCAGGATAGGATGGCAATGACCCTTCCCAGGAACTGCCAGAGGTCAAAACTCCAGCTGGAAAGGACAGTGTCCAGCTCTTCTCAGCCAGAAGAGAATGTGGGCAGGGCCAATGACGTGCTTCCAAAAAAATCAGAGGAAGGTCCTGCTCCTACCAGGGAGAGACCAAAAGCCAAACTTTTGCCGAAGGGAGCCACAGCTTCTCCTCTCAGATCTGGGGATCCAGCCATTACAGAGAAGGACTCTTCAGGATTGGGAGCGGCTGGAATGGCACCTGCTCCCAAGAGCAAGGAGAGAAATGGTGGGGCACGACTTGGGATGGCTGGAGTCCCAGAAGATGGAGAACAGCCAGGGTGGTCTTCTCCAGCCAGATCTACAGCAGTCCTCCCAACCACTCACAACCACAAAGTGCCAGTCCTTATCTCACCCACTCTGAAACACACTCCAGCTGACGTACAGCTCATTGGCACAGACTCTCAGGGGAATAAATTCAAGCTCTTATCTGAGCATCAGGTCACATCCTCTGGAGAAAAGGACAGACCCCGACGGGTAAAACCAAagtgtgccccacccccaccaccagtGATGAGACTACTGCAACATCCATCCATATGTTCAGACCCTGCAGAAGAGCCAGCTGCCCCTACTACTGGACAGTCCATGTCAGAAACCCCAGAAGGTGGGAAAAAGGCAGCAGCAGGGGCAGTGTCCATCAGTGGGAAAGCTGGGAGGCCAGTGATGCCTCCACCTCAAGTGCCTCTGACCACATCTTCCATCTCGCCAACCAAAATGGCCAATGGCACAGCAGGTACTAAAGTGGCTCTGAGAAAAACCAAACAGGCGGCTGAGAAAATCTCAGCAGACAGAATCAGCAAAGAGGCCCTGCTGGAATGTGCTGACCTACTGTCCAGTGCAATCACGGAACCTGTGCCCAATAGTCAGCTGGTAGACACTGGACACCAGCTGCTCGACTACTGCTCAGGCTATGTGGACTGCATCCCTCAAACTCGCAACAAATTTGCCTTCCGAGAGGCTGTGAGCAAACTGGAACTCAGCCTGCAGGAGCTGCAGGTGTCATCAGCAGCTGCTGGTGTGCCGGGGGCAAACCCTGTCCTTAATAACTTATTGTCATGTGTACAGGAAATCAGTGATGTGGTGCAGAGGTAG
- the ABL2 gene encoding tyrosine-protein kinase ABL2 isoform X1 has protein sequence MGQQVGRVGEAPGLQQSQLRGIRGSSAARPSGRRRDPAGRTTEAGFNIFTQHDHFASCVEDGFEGDKTGGSSPEALHRPYGCDVEPQALNEAIRWSSKENLLGATESDPNLFVALYDFVASGDNTLSITKGEKLRVLGYNQNGEWSEVRSKNGQGWVPSNYITPVNSLEKHSWYHGPVSRSAAEYLLSSLINGSFLVRESESSPGQLSISLRYEGRVYHYRINTTTDGKVYVTAESRFNTLAELVHHHSTVADGLVTTLHYPAPKCNKPTVYGVSPIHDKWEMERTDITMKHKLGGGQYGEVYVGVWKKYSLTVAVKTLKEDTMEVEEFLKEAAVMKEIKHPNLVQLLGVCTLEPPFYIVTEYMPYGNLLDYLRECNREEVTAVVLLYMATQISSAMEYLEKKNFIHRDLAARNCLVGENHVVKVADFGLSRLMTGDTYTAHAGAKFPIKWTAPESLAYNTFSIKSDVWAFGVLLWEIATYGMSPYPGIDLSQVYDLLEKGYRMEQPEGCPPKVYELMRACWKWSPADRPSFAETHQAFETMFHDSSISEEVAEELGRAASLSSVVPYLPRLPILPSKTRTLKKQVEDKENIEGAQDATENSTSSSAPGFIRSAQAPSGSPALPRKQRDKSPSSLLEDAKETCFTRDRKGGFFSSFMKKRNAPTPPKRSSSFREMENQPHKKYELTGNFSSVASLQHADGFSFTPAQQEANLVPPKCFGGSFTQRNLSNEDSGGSGSSGTAGVGWSGITGFFTPRLIKKTLGLRAGKPTASDDTSKPFPRSNSTSSMSSGLPEQDRMAMTLPRNCQRSKLQLERTVSSSSQPEENVGRANDVLPKKSEEGPAPTRERPKAKLLPKGATASPLRSGDPAITEKDSSGLGAAGMAPAPKSKERNGGARLGMAGVPEDGEQPGWSSPARSTAVLPTTHNHKVPVLISPTLKHTPADVQLIGTDSQGNKFKLLSEHQVTSSGEKDRPRRVKPKCAPPPPPVMRLLQHPSICSDPAEEPAAPTTGQSMSETPEGGKKAAAGAVSISGKAGRPVMPPPQVPLTTSSISPTKMANGTAGTKVALRKTKQAAEKISADRISKEALLECADLLSSAITEPVPNSQLVDTGHQLLDYCSGYVDCIPQTRNKFAFREAVSKLELSLQELQVSSAAAGVPGANPVLNNLLSCVQEISDVVQR, from the exons atCACTTTGCCAGCTGTGTGGAGGATGGATTTGAGGGAGACAAGACTGGAGGCAGTAGTCCAG AAGCCTTGCACCGCCCCTATGGTTGTGATGTTGAACCCCAGGCACTGAATGAAGCTATTAGGTGGAGCTCCAAGGAAAACTTGCTTGGAGCCACTGAGAGTGACCCTAATCTATTTGTTGCACTTTATGATTTTGTAGCAAGTGGCGACAACACACTGAGCATAACTAAAG GTGAAAAATTGCGAGTTCTTGGTTACAACCAGAATGGAGAGTGGAGTGAAGTTCGCTCTAAGAATGGACAGGGCTGGGTACCAAGCAACTACATCACCCCAGTGAACAGCCTGGAAAAGCATTCCTGGTACCACGGACCTGTGTCACGCAGTGCTGCAGAGTATCTACTCAGCAGTCTAATCAATGGCAGTTTCCTGGTGCGAGAAAGTGAGAGCAGTCCTGGGCAGCTCTCAATCTCGCTCAGGTATGAGGGACGTGTATATCACTACAGGATCAATACTACCACAGATGGCAAG gtatatgtgactgctgaaagCCGTTTTAACACCTTGGCAGAGCTTGTTCACCATCACTCCACAGTGGCTGATGGGTTAGTGACAACATTACACTACCCAGCACCCAAGTGTAATAAGCCTACAGTTTATGGTGTGTCCCCTATCCATGATAAATGGGAAATGGAAAGAACAGATATTACCATGAAGCACAAACTTGGAGGTGGTCAGTATGGAGAGGTTTACGTTGGTGTCTGGAAGAAATACAGCCTTACAGTTGCTGTGAAAACATTGAAG GAAGATACCATGGAGGTAGAGGAGTTCTTGAAAGAAGCTGCAGTAATGAAGGAAATCAAACATCCTAATCTGGTACAACTATTAG GTGTATGTACTCTGGAGCCACCATTTTACATCGTGACTGAGTACATGCCGTATGGGAACTTGCTTGATTATCTCAGAGAATGCAACCGAGAAGAGGTGACTGCAGTTGTGCTGCTCTACATGGCCACTCAGATCTCTTCTGCAATGGAGTACTTAGAGAAGAAGAATTTCATCCATAG AGATCTTGCAGCTCGTAACTGCCTCGTTGGAGAAAACCACGTGGTGAAGGTGGCTGACTTTGGTTTAAGTAGACTAATGACTGGAGACACCTATACTGCTCATGCTGGAGCTAAATTTCCTATTAAGTGGACAGCACCAGAGAGTCTTGCCTACAATACCTTCTCAATTAAATCTGATGTCTGGG CGTTTGGGGTACTGTTGTGGGAAATTGCTACGTATGGAATGTCACCATATCCAGGTATTGATCTGTCTCAAGTCTATGATCTACTGGAAAAAGGATATCGAATGGAACAGCCTGAAGGATGCCCTCCTAAGGTGTATGAACTTATGAGAGCAT GCTGGAAGTGGAGCCCTGCTGACAGGCCCTCTTTTGCTGAGACACATCAAGCTTTTGAAACCATGTTCCATGATTCCAGTATTTCTGAAG AGGTAGCTGAGGAGCTTGGGAGAGCTGCCTCCTTATCATCTGTTGTTCCATACCTGCCGCGATTACCTATACTTCCTTCTAAGACCCGAACGCTGAAGAAACAGGTGGAGGACAAAGAGAATATTGAAGGAGCACAGGATGCCACTGAAAATTCCACCTCCAGTTCAGCACCAG GGTTCATTAGAAGTGCCCAGGCCCCCAGTGGGTCTCCAGCACTGCCTCGAAAGCAAAGAGACAAGTCACCTAGCAGCCTCTTGGAAGATGCCAAAGAAACATGCTTTACCCGCGATAGGAAGGGTGGCTTCTTCAGCTCCttcatgaaaaagagaaatgctCCCACACCCCCCAAACGTAGCAGCTCCTTCCGAGAAATGGAGAATCAACCCCATAAGAAATATGAGCTTACGGGTAACTTCTCATCTGTTGCTTCTCTTCAGCATGCTGATGGGTTCTCTTTCACTCCTGCCCAACAAGAGGCAAATCTGGTGCCACCCAAGTGCTTTGGGGGGAGCTTTACACAGAGGAACCTCTCTAATGAAGACAGTGGTGGGAGTGGGAGCAGTGGCACTGCTGGGGTTGGGTGGTCTGGCATCACAGGCTTCTTTACACCACGCTTAATCAAAAAGACACTGGGCTTACGAGCCGGTAAGCCCACAGCCAGTGATGACACTTCCAAGCCTTTTCCAAGGTCAAACTCTACATCTTCCATGTCCTCAGGGCTTCCAGAGCAGGATAGGATGGCAATGACCCTTCCCAGGAACTGCCAGAGGTCAAAACTCCAGCTGGAAAGGACAGTGTCCAGCTCTTCTCAGCCAGAAGAGAATGTGGGCAGGGCCAATGACGTGCTTCCAAAAAAATCAGAGGAAGGTCCTGCTCCTACCAGGGAGAGACCAAAAGCCAAACTTTTGCCGAAGGGAGCCACAGCTTCTCCTCTCAGATCTGGGGATCCAGCCATTACAGAGAAGGACTCTTCAGGATTGGGAGCGGCTGGAATGGCACCTGCTCCCAAGAGCAAGGAGAGAAATGGTGGGGCACGACTTGGGATGGCTGGAGTCCCAGAAGATGGAGAACAGCCAGGGTGGTCTTCTCCAGCCAGATCTACAGCAGTCCTCCCAACCACTCACAACCACAAAGTGCCAGTCCTTATCTCACCCACTCTGAAACACACTCCAGCTGACGTACAGCTCATTGGCACAGACTCTCAGGGGAATAAATTCAAGCTCTTATCTGAGCATCAGGTCACATCCTCTGGAGAAAAGGACAGACCCCGACGGGTAAAACCAAagtgtgccccacccccaccaccagtGATGAGACTACTGCAACATCCATCCATATGTTCAGACCCTGCAGAAGAGCCAGCTGCCCCTACTACTGGACAGTCCATGTCAGAAACCCCAGAAGGTGGGAAAAAGGCAGCAGCAGGGGCAGTGTCCATCAGTGGGAAAGCTGGGAGGCCAGTGATGCCTCCACCTCAAGTGCCTCTGACCACATCTTCCATCTCGCCAACCAAAATGGCCAATGGCACAGCAGGTACTAAAGTGGCTCTGAGAAAAACCAAACAGGCGGCTGAGAAAATCTCAGCAGACAGAATCAGCAAAGAGGCCCTGCTGGAATGTGCTGACCTACTGTCCAGTGCAATCACGGAACCTGTGCCCAATAGTCAGCTGGTAGACACTGGACACCAGCTGCTCGACTACTGCTCAGGCTATGTGGACTGCATCCCTCAAACTCGCAACAAATTTGCCTTCCGAGAGGCTGTGAGCAAACTGGAACTCAGCCTGCAGGAGCTGCAGGTGTCATCAGCAGCTGCTGGTGTGCCGGGGGCAAACCCTGTCCTTAATAACTTATTGTCATGTGTACAGGAAATCAGTGATGTGGTGCAGAGGTAG